The Xanthomonas sp. CFBP 8443 genome has a window encoding:
- the katG gene encoding catalase/peroxidase HPI, giving the protein MNTEAKCPFHSAASSGTTNKDWWPQQLRVDLLSQHSSRSNPLGEAFDYAKAFNGLDLQALKQDLQALMTESQDWWPADFGHYGPLFVRMAWHSAGTYRTGDGRGGGGRGQQRFAPLNSWPDNVSLDKARRLLWPIKQKYGQAISWADLLILTGNVALESMGFKTFGFAGGREDTWEPDQDVYWGRETAWLGGDVRYAHGSEGVEKAGGVLVSDDDADGDVHTRNLENPLAAVQMGLIYVNPEGPDGNPDPLLAAKDIRDTFARMAMNDEETVALIAGGHTFGKTHGAGPADHVGAEPEGSDLEAQGLGWHNSFGSGKGGDTITSGLEVTWTTTPAQWGHDFFEHLFKFEWELSKSPAGAHQWVAKNAHALIPDAHDPSKKHLPTMLTTDLALRFDPAYATISRRFLEHPEQFADAFARAWFKLTHRDMGPRARYLGPDVPAEVLLWQDPIPALDHPLVDAQDIAALKHRILDSGLSIAQLVSTAWASASTFRGSDKRGGANGARIRLAPQKDWDANQPEQLAQVLATLEDIQAQFNGAQTDGKKISLADLIVLGGAAAVEQAAKNAGQTLSVPFAPGRMDAAQEQTDVDAFAVLEPVADGFRNYGKRRYAVPAEALLIDKAQLLTLTAPEMTVLVGGLRVLGANAGQSAHGVFTKRRDTLSNDFFVHLLDMRTAWTATSPAREVFEGRDRATGALLWTATRADLVFGSNSILRALAEVYAGADAQQKFVQDFVAAWSKVMELDRFDLAA; this is encoded by the coding sequence ATGAACACCGAAGCCAAATGCCCGTTCCACAGCGCCGCCAGCAGCGGCACCACCAACAAGGATTGGTGGCCGCAGCAGTTGCGCGTGGACCTGCTCAGCCAGCACTCGTCCAGATCCAACCCGCTGGGCGAGGCATTCGACTACGCCAAGGCCTTCAACGGTCTCGACCTGCAGGCGCTGAAGCAGGACCTGCAGGCGCTGATGACCGAGTCGCAGGACTGGTGGCCGGCCGATTTCGGCCACTACGGCCCGCTGTTCGTGCGCATGGCCTGGCATAGCGCCGGCACCTACCGCACCGGCGACGGCCGTGGCGGCGGCGGCCGCGGCCAGCAGCGCTTCGCCCCGCTCAACAGCTGGCCGGACAACGTGAGCCTGGACAAGGCGCGGCGCCTGCTGTGGCCGATCAAGCAGAAGTACGGGCAGGCCATCTCCTGGGCCGACCTGCTGATCCTCACCGGCAACGTCGCGCTGGAATCGATGGGCTTCAAGACCTTCGGTTTCGCCGGCGGCCGCGAAGACACCTGGGAGCCGGACCAGGACGTGTACTGGGGCCGCGAGACCGCCTGGCTGGGCGGCGACGTGCGCTATGCGCACGGCTCCGAAGGCGTCGAGAAGGCCGGCGGCGTGCTGGTGTCCGACGACGACGCCGATGGCGACGTGCACACGCGCAACCTGGAAAACCCGCTGGCCGCGGTGCAGATGGGGCTGATCTACGTCAATCCGGAAGGCCCGGACGGCAATCCCGATCCGCTGCTCGCCGCCAAGGACATCCGCGACACCTTCGCGCGCATGGCGATGAACGACGAGGAGACCGTCGCGCTGATCGCCGGCGGCCATACCTTCGGCAAGACCCATGGCGCCGGCCCGGCCGACCACGTCGGCGCCGAGCCGGAGGGCAGCGACCTGGAAGCGCAGGGCCTGGGCTGGCACAACAGCTTCGGCAGCGGCAAGGGCGGCGACACCATCACCAGCGGCCTGGAGGTCACCTGGACCACCACGCCGGCGCAGTGGGGCCACGATTTCTTCGAGCACCTGTTCAAGTTCGAGTGGGAGCTGAGCAAGAGCCCGGCCGGCGCGCACCAGTGGGTGGCGAAGAACGCGCATGCGCTGATCCCGGACGCGCACGATCCGTCGAAGAAGCACCTGCCGACCATGCTCACCACCGACCTGGCGCTGCGCTTCGATCCGGCGTACGCCACGATCTCGCGCCGTTTCCTGGAGCACCCGGAGCAGTTCGCCGACGCCTTCGCCCGCGCCTGGTTCAAGCTCACCCACCGCGACATGGGACCGCGCGCGCGCTACCTCGGTCCGGACGTGCCGGCCGAAGTGCTGCTCTGGCAGGACCCGATCCCCGCGCTGGACCATCCGCTGGTTGATGCGCAGGACATCGCCGCGCTGAAGCATCGCATTCTCGACTCCGGTTTGAGCATCGCCCAGCTGGTGTCGACCGCGTGGGCGTCGGCCTCCACCTTCCGCGGCTCGGACAAGCGCGGCGGCGCCAACGGCGCGCGCATCCGCCTGGCGCCGCAGAAGGATTGGGACGCGAACCAGCCCGAGCAGCTGGCGCAGGTGCTGGCCACGCTGGAAGACATCCAGGCGCAGTTCAACGGCGCCCAGACCGACGGCAAGAAGATTTCGCTGGCCGACCTGATCGTGCTGGGCGGTGCCGCCGCGGTCGAGCAGGCGGCGAAGAACGCCGGGCAGACGCTGAGCGTGCCGTTCGCGCCGGGGCGCATGGACGCGGCGCAGGAACAGACCGACGTCGACGCGTTCGCGGTGCTGGAACCGGTGGCCGACGGCTTCCGCAACTACGGCAAGCGCCGCTACGCGGTGCCGGCCGAGGCGCTGCTGATCGACAAGGCGCAGCTGCTGACCCTGACCGCGCCGGAGATGACCGTGCTGGTCGGCGGGCTGCGCGTGCTCGGCGCCAACGCCGGGCAGTCGGCGCATGGCGTGTTCACTAAGCGCCGGGACACGTTGAGCAACGACTTCTTCGTCCATCTGCTGGACATGCGCACGGCATGGACCGCCACGTCCCCGGCCCGCGAGGTGTTCGAAGGCCGCGACCGCGCCACCGGCGCGCTGCTGTGGACCGCCACCCGCGCCGACCTGGTGTTCGGCTCCAACTCAATCTTGCGCGCGCTGGCCGAGGTGTATGCGGGTGCCGACGCACAGCAGAAGTTCGTGCAGGACTTCGTCGCCGCGTGGAGCAAGGTGATGGAGCTGGACCGCTTCGATCTTGCAGCGTGA